The Daucus carota subsp. sativus chromosome 7, DH1 v3.0, whole genome shotgun sequence genome window below encodes:
- the LOC108194275 gene encoding probable serine/threonine-protein kinase At1g54610, producing the protein MGCVCSKKSLTRRTAKKSPDSSPDLIVQSTHDIDWTLKSSSGSFSKAGFSGTLDKIKEEPEKENDDDKKLLVSQNQKSGNLSKPQGSGRSSSFSIRNGGRFTQGENVAAGWPPWLCAVASEAVEGWVPLKYDRFEKLEKIGQGTYSSVWRALDTETGKMVALKKVRFDNFTPESVRFMAREITILRRLDHINIMKLEGIIASKLSCSIYLVFEYMEHDLAGLLSCPDIKFTEAQIKCFMRQLLCGLEHCHSQGIVHRDVKTSNILVNNDGILKIADFGLANFTAPYNKEPLTTRVVTLWYRPPELLLGSTKYGVSVDLWSVGCVFAELFTGKPFLKGKTEVEQLHKIFRLCGTPTEEYWRRYKLPLATMFKPQHRYESMLRERCKEFPETSQHLIESFLSIEPHKRGTATAALNSEYFNSTPYACDPSSLPKYPPNKEIDAKLREEERRKNASRMRASGPLRNSVGASRNSSRERQPLQESTTSEQKQEKGSRDSLNSDSASEVSQVTEMSQSNRTLSVPVASESRDKRQKQDSASSISHGRKTLKAQTSSADQNAMQNNIEHLSEEKPPLRHRVNSSKRSMKREQVRPQQQNSLAWSDIDTPGNSYGERNAEMKGRSSFSGPLTQSSRKRGSQDGHTRQSANHPSRFHRGV; encoded by the exons ATGGGTTGCGTTTGTTCCAAGAAATCATTAACAAGAAGAACAGCAAAAAAAAGTCCTGATTCTTCTCCTGATCTTATTGTTCAATCTACTCATGACATTGATTGGACCCTTAAATCCAGTTCTGGCTCTTTTTCTAAAGCTGGATTTAGTGGAACATTGGATAAGATCAAGGAGGAGCCTGAAAAGGAGAATGATGAtgacaaaaaattattagtCTCGCAAAATCAAAAATCAGGGAATTTATCTAAGCCCCAAGGCTCCGGAAGGAGCTCTTCTTTTAGCATAAGAAATGGAGGGAGGTTTACGCAAGGAGAAAATGTTGCGGCAGGGTGGCCTCCTTGGTTATGTGCTGTAGCTAGCGAAGCGGTGGAGGGATGGGTGCCTCTTAAGTATGACAGGTTTGAGAAGCTTGAGAag ATAGGACAAGGTACTTACAGCAGTGTGTGGCGTGCACTTGATACTGAAACTGGTAAAATGGTGGCTCTGAAGAAGGTGCGGTTTGACAATTTCACACCAGAAAGTGTAAGGTTCATGGCACGTGAAATCACAATTCTCCGAAGGCTTGATCATATAAACATTATGAAATTAGAGGGGATCATTGCTTCAAAATTATCATGTAGCATATACCTTGTTTTTGAGTATATGGAACATGATCTCGCTGGTCTGTTATCATGTCCTGACATCAAATTTACTGAGGCACAG ATTAAGTGCTTTATGCGCCAGCTACTATGTGGACTTGAGCATTGCCACTCACAAGGGATAGTGCACCGGGATGTCAAAACATCTAATATATTGGTTAACAATGATGGAATTTTGAAGATAGCAGATTTTGGTCTGGCAAACTTTACTGCGCCATATAATAAAGAACCTTTAACAACTCGTGTTGTGACTCTATGGTATCGTCCTCCCGAACTTCTACTGGGCTCAACTAAATATGGGGTATCTGTGGATCTCTGGAGTGTGGGATGTGTATTTGCTGAGCTTTTCACCGGGAAGCCCTTTCTCAAAGGGAAAACTGAG GTTGAACaattacataaaatatttaggCTTTGCGGTACTCCTACTGAGGAATACTGGAGAAGGTACAAACTTCCGCTTGCGACAATGTTTAAACCCCAGCATCGCTATGAAAGTATGCTTCGAGAGAGGTGTAAAGAATTTCCAGAAACGTCTCAGCATCTTATAGAAAGTTTCCTTTCCATTGAACCACATAAGCGTGGAACAGCTACTGCTGCACTTAATTCTGAG TATTTCAATTCAACGCCTTATGCATGTGATCCGTCAAGCTTGCCAAAATACCCACCCAACAAAGAAATTGATGCAAAGCTCCGCGAGGAAGAAAGAAG GAAAAACGCTTCCAGAATGCGTGCATCTGGACCATTGAGAAATTCAGTTGGAGCTTCAAGGAATTCCAGTAGAGAGCGCCAACCCTTGCAAGAATCAACCACGTCAGAACAGAAACAG GAAAAAGGATCCAGGGATTCATTGAATTCTGATTCTGCATCTGAAGTTAGTCAAGTGACTGAGATGTCTCAATCAAATAGAACACTCTCAGTACCAGTGGCATCAGAATCCAGGGACAAAAGGCAAAAGCAGGATTCTGCTTCCTCAATATCACATGGAAGGAAAACTTTGAAAGCTCAAACCAGTTCTGCAGACCAAAACGCTATGCAAAATAACATTGAACATTTGAGTGAAGAGAAGCCTCCTTTAAGACACCGGGTGAACAGTTCAAAGCGTTCAATGAAAAGGGAACAAGTTCGCCCTCAGCAGCAAAATTCGCTTGCATGGTCTGATATTGATACACCAGGGAATTCATATGGA GAAAGGAACGCTGAGATGAAGGGAAGGAGTTCATTCTCAGGGCCATTGACACAATCAAGCAGAAAACGTGGAAGCCAAGACGGACATACTCGTCAAAGTGCTAATCATCCATCGCGTTTTCATAGAG GAGTATAA
- the LOC135147634 gene encoding glutathione S-transferase U17-like, with protein sequence MIVLLRDSGLRILMTRWFQSRERKGGVDRAASGRIGAEEAFETCSKRKSYFGGDNIGYTDIAVGSFIGWIKAIEKMSGIKVLAEAKTPGLVGWVTKFLSTDAAKKFVPEPEVYVELLKKMQA encoded by the exons ATGATCGTGTTGTTGCGCGATTCTGGGCTGCGTATTTTGATGACAAG GTGGTTCCAGTCCAGAGAGCGAAAGGGTGGCGTTGATAGAGCAGCTAGCGGAAGGATTGGTGCCGAGGAGGCTTTCGAGACATGTAGCAAAAGGAAGAGCTACTTCGGGGGAGATAACATTGGTTACACTGATATTGCTGTTGGAAGCTTCATTGGATGGATCAAGGCAATCGAGAAAATGAGTGGCATCAAGGTTCTGGCTGAGGCAAAAACACCGGGCCTCGTCGGATGGGTGACCAAGTTTCTGTCGACTGATGCTGCTAAGAAATTTGTTCCGGAGCCTGAAGTGTATGTTGAGCTTCTTAAGAAGATGCAGGCTTGA
- the LOC135147603 gene encoding uncharacterized protein LOC135147603 translates to MSDQRSKKRMKSLFSFYKREGDSTEAPTPNNPAPVTPDSPNSLPRDEMEIIVEAPKTPTVQTDPGLRDLICTFPVNQQDRIRKEYLQLGPCQPKLQNYPTTFDGRDNRRFQHRWFSLFPWLEYSVAKDKAFCFPCFLFEKNPPKFPLFTTTGCCNWSRMLAGKKGICEQHVGQTNSLHKRNVQSWADLLKTSQHIDRVIEKLPPEIVRQNRLRLKTTIAAVKYLGKEGLPFRGHDESSSSSSRGHFIEMIKSYASLENEIAKVVLENAPKHAMYIAPSIQKEILDIIATKIRSKIRQEIGDSKFCILVDESLDVSHKEQMAIILRFVDQEGYVRERYFEIVSVKDTTSITLKEHICSVLSTNKLQVQNIRGQGYDGASNMRGQFHGLKTLFLQDNPYAYYVHCFAHRLQLALNACARDVPDMHIFFQMLSSIVNFVGSSSKRTNLLRDIQEAEHLESLADGNLETGKGLNQIRSLKRAGMTRWGSHFASVNTLVHIFDEVTQLLESMMIDKELAGSVRGDAKGFLKALRTFDFIFCLLLTNKIMGITDLLSQALQRQSQDIVNAMNLTSSTKALLQELRDHGWDEFLLNVYKFGENHDLEMPKMDASYSMGTGRGCQQHDFVTNEHHYHFSMFNVIIDVQMTELNDRFTEQSIELLVLSAALDPKDHFKRFDINKICELAEKFYPGDFDASEVRALRLQLEHYRCQVVSHKDFQDLSSLAQLCRQLVETGLAKLFPLVDILIRLVLTLPVSTATTERAFSAMKIIKTRLRNKMEDGYLSGCMMLHIEKEYVDAVDSEDVIDHFESIGEGDRRAQFR, encoded by the coding sequence ATGTCTGATCAACGGTCGAAAAAAAGAATGAAGTCACTATTTTCTTTTTACAAGAGAGAAGGGGATTCTACTGAAGCACCAACACCTAATAATCCTGCGCCAGTGACTCCTGATTCCCCAAATTCTTTGCCTAGAGATGAAATGGAAATCATTGTTGAGGCTCCAAAAACCCCAACTGTTCAAACTGATCCAGGATTACGTGATTTGATATGTACATTTCCGGTAAATCAGCAAGATCGTATAAGAAAAGAGTATCTACAATTGGGTCCTTGTCAACCAAAATTGCAAAATTACCCAACAACTTTTGATGGACGCGATAATCGTCGTTTTCAACATAGATGGTTTTCATTGTTTCCTTGGTTGGAATATTCAGTTGCAAAAGATAAAGCATTCTGCTTCCcttgttttctttttgaaaaaaatccaCCAAAGTTTCCTTTGTTCACAACTACAGGATGTTGTAATTGGAGTAGAATGTTGGCTGGGAAAAAAGGAATTTGTGAGCAGCATGTTGGACAAACAAATTCTTTACATAAAAGGAATGTTCAGAGTTGGGCCGATTTGCTAAAAACATCTCAACACATTGATCGAGTGATCGAGAAACTTCCACCAGAAATTGTGAGGCAGAACAGGTTGCGTTTAAAAACAACGATAGCAGCTGTTAAGTATCTTGGTAAAGAAGGATTGCCCTTTAGAGGTCACGATGAATCTTCCAGTTCTAGTAGCAGAGGGCATTTCATTGAGATGATAAAGAGTTATGCAAGTCTGGAGAATGAAATTGCTAAGGTGGTTCTTGAAAATGCTCCCAAACATGCCATGTACATAGCACCATCGATTCAGAAAGAAATTTTAGATATCATTGCAACTAAGATTCGAAGTAAAATTCGACAAGAAATTGGAGATTCCAAGTTCTGTATCCTAGTTGATGAATCACTTGATGTATCTCATAAGGAGCAAATGGCAATTATTCTCAGATTTGTTGATCAAGAAGGATATGTTCGAGAAAGGTACTTTGAAATTGTTAGTGTTAAAGACACTACTTCTATTACTCTCAAGGAACATATATGCTCTGTGCTTTCTACAAACAAACTCCAAGTGCAAAACATTCGTGGTCAAGGATATGACGGAGCTAGCAATATGCGTGGTCAGTTTCATGGACTAAAGACATTATTCCTTCAAGACAATCCATATGCATATTACGTTCATTGCTTTGCTCATCGGTTACAATTAGCTTTAAATGCATGTGCTAGAGATGTTCCTgatatgcatatattttttcaaatgctAAGCTCCATTGTCAATTTTGTCGGATCTTCATCAAAGCGTACTAATCTGTTAAGAGATATTCAGGAAGCAGAACACTTAGAAAGTTTAGCAGATGGAAATCTTGAGACAGGAAAAGGTCTTAATCAGATTCGCAGTTTAAAAAGAGCAGGTATGACTCGATGGGGTTCTCATTTTGCTTCTGTTAATACTCTGGTTCATATTTTTGACGAGGTTACTCAGCTACTTGAAAGTATGATGATCGACAAAGAACTCGCAGGAAGTGTAAGAGGTGATGCAAAAGGTTTTCTTAAAGCATTAAGGacatttgattttatattttgtttgttacTTACTAACAAAATCATGGGTATAACAGATTTACTTTCTCAAGCATTACAAAGACAATCACAAGATATTGTTAATGCTATGAATTTGACTTCAAGTACAAAGGCACTTCTGCAAGAATTGAGGGATCATGGTTGGGATGAGTTTTTGCTAAATGTCTATAAATTTGGAGaaaatcatgatcttgaaaTGCCTAAAATGGATGCATCCTACTCAATGGGGACTGGTCGTGGTTGTCAACAACATGATTTTGTCACAAATGAACATCATTATCATTTTAGCATGTTTAATGTGATTATTGATGTCCAAATGACAGAGCTAAATGACAGATTCACGGAGCAAAGTATAGAACTGCTTGTTTTGAGTGCTGCATTGGATCCTAAAGATCACTTTAAAAGGTTTGACATCAACAAGATTTGTGAACTTGCAGAAAAGTTCTATCCAGGAGACTTTGATGCATCAGAGGTACGTGCTTTAAGACTACAATTAGAACATTATAGATGTCAAGTAGTTTCCCATAAAGATTTTCAAGATTTGTCTTCTCTTGCACAATTGTGTAGACAATTAGTTGAAACAGGCTTAGCTAAACTTTTCCCCCTAGTTGATATATTGATTCGTTTGGTCTTGACACTTCCTGTTTCCACTGCCACTACTGAACGTGCATTCTCGgcaatgaaaattataaaaactcgGCTTAGAAACAAGATGGAAGACGGATATCTTTCAGGTTGTATGATGCTTCACATTGAAAAAGAATATGTTGATGCTGTTGATTCAGAGGATGTAATTGATCATTTCGAGTCTATTGGAGAAGGAGATCGTAGAGCTCAATTTAGATAA
- the LOC108194259 gene encoding receptor-like protein kinase FERONIA: MACLCLYIFLLLSHIVMSDISPAPAPAYIPADNILINCGAPYKDASLDGREWDTDSLPKFTSLPLNTSIAAFRATWQRDSVDEIPYSTARISRSKFTYTIPVSDAGQKFLRLYFYPTSYMFGFAENEALFSVDAANHNLLSNFDAFQHLEHRTATLVKEYVITVNQSRVLEVTFTPCPNSYAFVNGIEIVSIPDDLYIRGNDVPVKMIGQIKGFYINDSGALEKLYRLNVGGGVISPGNDTGMFRSWDEDEPYLLALDDFSEDIRFPRFPINYTSTTPPYTAPEDVYYEGRVSSFNMTWSFQVDSGFNYLLRLYFCDYDDQRVFSIFINDQTAEQSANVVSWSGGRDISHVLRLACSAVYRDYAVFVSDNPDDSTSKPSLSLALHPRPNKSSTSDQPEALLNGLEIFKVSQPGGSLALASHEILVQGIQERGTSHSIHVGNLVGGSLGALLLFLLIIGSLLFRRRIKKTRDVNNKLRSATTDISLLPSVRNLKFSVEDIKLATKNFDENFVIGTGGFGNVYKGYMKKGTCPVAIKRLNPSSRQGAHEFHTEITILSNLRHRHLVPLIGCCDDTGEMILVYEYMDHGTLRAHLYGGDNPPLSWKQRLQICIDAAKGLHYLHAGAERIIIHRDVKSTNILLDEKMVAKVSDFGLSKMGPSGTSVTHMSTIVKGSFGYLDPEYYLRRQLTTKSDVYSFGVVLFEVLCARPVIMQDLPYEQMNLAEWSRNCYRNGLLGEIVDKNVAGEITAESLEKFGEVGYSCLRDHGTDRPTMSNVVWGLESALQLQKTFEMLDHDNLLSTNIVANATSGEASTSSTGSDGFKSGVGSVFSDILNPNAR; encoded by the coding sequence ATGGCTTGTTTATGTTTGTACATCTTCCTCTTGCTCTCCCACATTGTCATGTCCGACATCTCCCCCGCGCCAGCCCCGGCATACATTCCTGCCGATAACATTCTCATCAACTGTGGCGCACCTTATAAGGACGCTTCTTTGGATGGACGAGAATGGGACACAGATTCTCTGCCTAAATTTACATCATTACCTCTAAACACTTCAATAGCAGCCTTTAGAGCTACATGGCAAAGAGATTCTGTAGATGAAATCCCTTACTCCACAGCCCGCATATCTCGTTCTAAATTCACATATACAATCCCTGTCTCCGATGCTGGTCAGAAATTTCTCCGCCTCTATTTTTACCCTACGTCCTATATGTTTGGCTTTGCCGAAAACGAGGCACTCTTCTCTGTGGATGCAGCAAACCACAATCTTCTATCTAACTTCGACGCCTTTCAACACCTTGAGCACAGAACAGCCACTCTGGTTAAAGAATACGTCATCACAGTCAATCAAAGCCGTGTACTGGAGGTGACTTTTACACCTTGTCCAAACTCTTACGCTTTTGTCAATGGCATTGAAATTGTTTCCATTCCTGATGATTTATACATCAGAGGAAATGACGTTCCCGTTAAAATGATTGGTCAAATTAAGGgattttatattaatgattccgGGGCACTAGAAAAACTTTACCGGTTAAATGTAGGAGGTGGTGTCATTTCACCAGGAAACGATACTGGAATGTTTCGCTCATGGGATGAAGACGAGCCATACTTGCTCGCCCTCGACGACTTTTCTGAAGATATAAGATTTCCCAGATTTCCGATCAATTACACGTCGACCACTCCCCCCTACACTGCTCCTGAGGATGTTTACTACGAGGGACGGGTATCGTCATTCAACATGACTTGGAGCTTTCAAGTTGATTCTGGTTTTAACTATCTACTAAGACTTTATTTTTGTGATTATGATGATCAAAGAGTATTTTCTATTTTCATTAATGATCAGACAGCCGAGCAATCTGCAAATGTTGTTTCTTGGAGCGGAGGGAGAGATATCTCTCATGTATTAAGACTTGCTTGTAGTGCAGTGTATAGAGACTATGCCGTATTTGTGAGTGATAACCCAGATGATAGCACATCTAAGCCATCTTTGTCGCTTGCCCTGCATCCTCGTCCCAACAAATCTTCCACTAGTGATCAACCTGAAGCCCTTCTgaatggattagagatttttaagGTGAGTCAACCCGGAGGTAGCCTTGCTCTGGCCAGTCATGAAATATTGGTTCAAGGCATCCAAGAACGTGGTACCTCTCACTCTATACACGTGGGCAATCTCGTAGGGGGCTCGCTGGGAGCGCTACTCTTGTTCCTATTAATAATTGGTTCTCTATTATTCCGACGGAGAATAAAGAAAACTCGGGACGTCAACAACAAACTCAGGTCGGCTACCACAGACATTTCTTTATTGCCTTCTGTCAGAAACCTGAAGTTTTCTGTGGAGGATATAAAATTGGCCACCAaaaattttgatgaaaattttgttATTGGGACTGGAGGTTTTGGTAACGTTTATAAAGGGTATATGAAAAAGGGTACATGCCCTGTAGCGATCAAGCGGTTAAACCCATCATCACGACAAGGGGCTCACGAGTTTCATACAGAGATCACCATCCTATCAAATCTGCGCCACCGCCACCTTGTTCCCCTGATCGGATGTTGTGATGATACTGGAGAGATGATACTGGTTTATGAATACATGGATCACGGAACCCTCCGAGCTCATCTATATGGGGGAGATAATCCCCCATTGTCTTGGAAGCAAAGGCTACAAATTTGCATAGATGCGGCAAAGGGACTGCATTATCTCCATGCAGGTGCAGAGCGCATAATAATCCATCGTGATGTGAAGTCGACTAATATATTGTTGGATGAGAAAATGGTTGCCAAGGTTTCAGATTTTGGTTTGTCGAAAATGGGTCCTAGTGGCACGTCTGTCACACACATGAGCACAATAGTGAAGGGTAGTTTTGGATACTTGGATCCGGAATATTACCTAAGGCGGCAATTAACTACCAAATCAGACGTGTATTCGTTTGGAGtggtgttgtttgaagtgttgtGTGCTAGGCCAGTGATTATGCAGGACTTGCCATATGAGCAGATGAATTTAGCCGAGTGGTCTCGAAATTGTTACAGGAATGGTCTACTTGGTGAAATAGTGGATAAGAATGTTGCAGGGGAGATTACAGCTGAGAGTCTTGAAAAGTTTGGAGAGGTCGGATATAGCTGCCTAAGGGACCACGGGACTGATAGGCCTACCATGAGCAATGTTGTTTGGGGCCTGGAATCAGCATTGCAGCTTCAAAAGACTTTTGAAATGTTAGACCATGATAACCTCCTTTCAACTAATATTGTGGCCAATGCTACAAGTGGCGAAGCGTCAACCTCAAGTACAGGAAGTGACGGATTCAAGTCTGGAGTTGGAAGTGTATTCTCTGATATTCTGAACCCGAATGCACGATAA
- the LOC108194277 gene encoding receptor-like protein kinase FERONIA translates to MLLTSFSWQTCHFVACFFIITTLSWSPDAASPSYDPPDNIRLNCGSTKFFTTSRDGIQWVSDSTTSPDIFETSTTSTANEQSPSVDKTPYSTARFFRSQFTYTIRVSEAGQHFLRLYFYPANYSNGLKEAMSFFTVNMSDHTLLSKLSAFVNLRSSSSTLVKEFIITVDQNRLLELTFIPSPNSYAFVNGIEVVSIPNNLYIKGSDDITAGIRMVGQRNEVFINESKPIEKLYRLNVGGGEISSTNDTGMFRSWDSDEPYLLGSSLVATPNPRIPIKYTAVAPPYTAPEIVYNSARLLPHKSHNTNLTWVFPVDSGFLYLLRLHFCDVLMEIYDFNQLVFDILINNQTAEEYVDVYYLTGGIGIPVYKDYVVFVGKNQDGSKSKPYLWLAMHPNMKNLSVYDNVILNGLEIFKLNPQGGTFAAPNPKSEHINNKSGASQSALIGASQSALIGGSIGGIILFTMVVGLLLYRRRRAKSQDDKSRSTTGINSSLPSVRSQKFCLEEVKLATSNFDQNFVIGTGGFGNVYRGFMKDSTYAVAIKRLNPSSRQGAHEFHTEITILSNLRHRHLVPLIGCCDDSSEMILVYDYMVHGTLRDHLYGADNPPLSWKQRLQICIGAARGLHYLHAGAERVIIHRDVKSTNILLDEKMVAKVSDFGLSKMGPSDASVTHMSTVVKGSFGYLDPEYYLRRQLTTKSDVYSFGVVLFEVLCARPVIMQDLPYEQMNLAEWSRNCYRNGLLGEIVDKNVAGEITVESLNKFGEVGYSCLRDHGIDRPTMRDVVSGLESALQLQESFEKLDHENLFPANTVAKARSGQASTSSTCSEGFKSGVGSVFSDILNPNAR, encoded by the coding sequence ATGCTTCTTACAAGTTTTTCTTGGCAGACCTGCCATTTCGTTGCCTGTTTTTTCATTATCACTACCCTATCTTGGTCCCCGGATGCTGCATCGCCCTCCTATGATCCTCCTGATAATATCCGACTCAATTGCGGCTCAACAAAATTCTTCACAACTTCTCGAGATGGGATACAATGGGTATCCGATTCCACAACATCACCAGACATCTTTGAAACTTCAACAACCTCCACAGCTAATGAACAAAGTCCTTCCGTCGACAAAACTCCTTACTCCACTGCCAGATTCTTCCGTTCTCAATTCACCTATACAATCCGCGTCTCCGAAGCTGGTCAGCATTTTCTACGCCTCTACTTTTACCCTGCAAACTACTCAAATGGCTTAAAGGAAGCCATGTCATTCTTCACCGTCAACATGAGCGACCACACTCTTTTATCCAAGTTGAGTGCCTTTGTCAACCTGCGGTCCTCATCATCAACTCTGGTTAAAGAATTCATCATTACCGTCGATCAAAATCGGTTACTAGAGTTGACATTTATACCGTCCCCAAACTCGTACGCCTTTGTCAATGGCATTGAAGTTGTTTCTATTCCCAACAACTTGTACATCAAAGGAAGCGATGATATCACAGCTGGAATTAGAATGGTGGGTCAAAGAAATGAGGTCTTTATTAATGAGAGTAAGCCAATTGAAAAACTTTACAGGTTAAACGTAGGCGGAGGAGAAATTTCCTCAACAAACGATACTGGAATGTTTCGCTCATGGGACAGCGACGAGCCATATTTGCTCGGCAGTTCTCTTGTAGCAACACCAAATCCCAGAATTCCAATCAAGTACACGGCGGTTGCTCCACCCTACACGGCCCCCGAGATTGTTTACAACAGTGCCCGGTTGTTGCCACACAAGAGTCACAACACCAACTTGACTTGGGTCTTTCCAGTAGATTCTGGATTTTTATATCTACTTAGACTTCATTTTTGTGATGTGCTAATGGAAATATATGACTTTAATCAACTGGTATTTGATATTCTCATCAACAATCAGACAGCCGAGGAGTATGTAGATGTTTACTATTTGACCGGTGGGATAGGAATTCCGGTGTATAAAGACTATGTTGTGTTCGTCGGTAAAAACCAAGATGGTAGCAAGTCTAAGCCTTATTTGTGGCTAGCAATGCACCCCAACATGAAGAATTTGTCTGTATACGATAATGTTATCTTGAATGGGTTGGAGATTTTTAAATTGAATCCACAAGGAGGCACCTTTGCTGCCCCCAATCCTAAATCTGAACATATCAATAATAAGAGCGGTGCCTCTCAGTCTGCACTTATTGGAGCCTCTCAGTCTGCACTTATTGGAGGTTCAATCGGGGGGATAATCCTGTTCACAATGGTAGTGGGTCTTCTATTATACCGGAGAAGAAGAGCGAAATCTCAGGACGACAAGTCAAGATCGACTACAGGGATCAATTCATCATTGCCATCTGTTAGGAGTCAGAAATTTTGTCTGGAGGAAGTAAAATTAGCTACTAGCAACTTCGACCAAAATTTTGTTATAGGAACAGGAGGATTTGGCAACGTGTATAGAGGGTTTATGAAAGACAGTACATATGCCGTAGCAATCAAGCGGTTGAATCCGTCATCACGACAAGGGGCTCACGAGTTTCATACAGAGATCACAATCCTATCAAATCTGCGTCACCGCCATCTTGTACCACTGATAGGATGTTGCGATGATAGCAGCGAGATGATTCTGGTATATGATTACATGGTTCACGGAACCCTCCGTGATCATCTTTATGGGGCGGATAATCCACCATTGTCTTGGAAGCAAAGGCTACAAATTTGTATTGGTGCCGCAAGGGGCCTGCATTATCTCCATGCAGGCGCAGAGCGCGTAATAATCCATCGTGATGTGAAGTCAACTAATATTTTGTTGGATGAGAAAATGGTTGCCAAGGTTTCAGATTTTGGTTTGTCGAAAATGGGTCCTAGTGATGCGTCAGTCACACACATGAGCACGGTAGTGAAGGGTAGTTTTGGATACTTAGATCCAGAATATTACCTAAGGCGGCAATTAACTACCAAATCAGACGTGTATTCGTTTGGAGtggtgttgtttgaagtgttgtGTGCTAGGCCAGTGATTATGCAGGACTTGCCATATGAGCAGATGAATTTAGCCGAGTGGTCTCGGAATTGTTACAGGAATGGTCTACTTGGCGAAATAGTGGATAAGAATGTTGCGGGGGAGATTACAGTAGAGAGTCTTAACAAGTTTGGAGAGGTCGGATATAGCTGCCTAAGGGATCATGGGATTGATAGGCCTACCATGAGAGATGTTGTTTCCGGCCTTGAATCTGCATTGCAGCTTCAAGAGTCCTTTGAAAAGTTAGACCATGAAAACCTCTTTCCAGCTAATACTGTGGCCAAAGCTAGAAGTGGCCAAGCGTCAACCTCAAGTACTTGTAGTGAGGGATTCAAGTCTGGAGTTGGAAGTGTATTCTCTGATATTCTGAACCCAAATGCACGGTAA